In Amia ocellicauda isolate fAmiCal2 chromosome 5, fAmiCal2.hap1, whole genome shotgun sequence, a genomic segment contains:
- the ren gene encoding renin, whose amino-acid sequence MRCWAALLLMVACSQALRRIALRKMPSVRETLREMGVTPAQVLAEMAQTQGGDPQPSNGTAPTPLTNYLDTQYFGEISIGSPPQMFNVVFDTGSANLWVPSYSCSPLYTACFSHNRYDSSKSRTHIENGTGFSIQYGSGNVRGFLSEDVVVVGGIPVVQVFAEVTALPALPFIFAKFDGVLGMGYPNVAIDGITPVFDRIMSQHILKEEVFSVYYSRDPQHKPGGEIVLGGTDPEYYTGSFNYLGTRETGKWEVQMKGVSVGAEMLFCKDGCTTVIDTGASYITGPASSVSILMKAIGATQLAEGEYTVTCNLVKSLPSISFHLGDHEYTMTGEDYIHWQSQFGEDVCTVTFLGLDVPPPTGPVWILGANFIARYYTEFDRRNNRIGFARAV is encoded by the exons ATGCGCTGCTGGGCCGCTCTCCTGCTGATGGTCGCTTGTAGCCAGGCCTTGAGAAG AATCGCCCTGCGGAAGATGCCCTCCGTCCGAGAGACCCTGCGCGAGATGGGCGTCACCCCAGCCCAGGTCCTCGCAGAGATGGCACAGACACAGGGGGGAGACCCGCAGCCGAGCAACGGCACGGCACCCACACCCCTCACCAACTACCTTGAC ACTCAGTATTTCGGAGAGATCAGCATCGGCTCCCCCCCCCAGATGTTTAACGTCGTGTTTGACACTGGGTCGGCCAACCTGTGGGTGCCTTCGTACAGCTGCTCTCCGCTCTACACTGCCTGCT TCTCCCACAACAGGTACGACTCATCCAAGTCTCGGACGCACATCGAGAACGGGACTGGCTTCTCCATCCAGTACGGCTCGGGGAACGTCCGGGGCTTCCTGAGCGAGGATGTGGTTGTG GTGGGTGGCATCCCGGTGGTCCAGGTGTTTGCGGAGGTGACCGCTCTCCCTGCCCTGCCCTTCATCTTCGCCAAATTCGACGGGGTGCTGGGGATGGGCTACCCCAACGTGGCCATCGATGGCATCACCCCGGTGTTCGACCGCATCATGTCTCAGCACATTCTCAAAGAGGAGGTCTTCTCGGTGTACTACAGCAG GGACCCTCAGCACAAGCCTGGTGGAGAGATTGTTTTAGGAGGGACTGACCCGGAATATTACACGGGCAGCTTCAACTACCTGGGCACCAGGGAGACCGGGAAGTGGGAGGTGCAGATGAAGGG GGTGTCAGTGGGGGCAGAGATGCTCTTCTGCAAAGATGGCTGCACAACAGTGATTGACACGGGCGCCTCCTACATCACAGGCCCTGCCTCCTCTGTGTCAATCTTAATGAAGGCCATCGGAGCTACACAGCTGGCCGAGGGCGAG TACACGGTCACTTGTAACCTGGTGAAATCTTTGCCCAGCATTTCCTTCCACTTGGGGGATCACGAGTACACAATGACTGGCGAAGATTACATTCACTGG CAGTCGCAGTTTGGGGAGGACGTGTGCACGGTGACCTTTTTGGGGCTGGATGTGCCGCCGCCAACTGGACCCGTCTGGATCCTGGGGGCCAACTTCATTGCCCGCTACTACACAGAATTTGACCGGAGGAATAACCGGATAGGATTCGCACGGGCGGTCTGA